In Gammaproteobacteria bacterium, one DNA window encodes the following:
- a CDS encoding YdiU family protein yields MSHEQIKPNTQPADNAVGWRFDNSYTRLPDYFYVPQNPVPVRAPQVAILNHALAESLGLNLHALSAAEAAALFSGNAVPETAQPIAQAYAGHQFGHFTMLGDGRALLLGEHLTPAGERFDIQFKGSGQTPFSRRGDGRAALAPMLREYIISEAMHALHIPTTRSLAVVTTGEQVVRETLLPGAILTRVAASHIRIGTFEYAARQGGAEAVRILADYAIQRHYPDLDNIENRYLSLLHRVIERQAALVARWLLAGFIHGVMNTDNMSISGETIDYGPCAFMDAYDPHTVFSSIDQSGRYRYSNQPLMAQWNLARLAETLLPLIDPVQEKAVRLAEEAVHAFPQIYQSQWISGMRKKLGLFSEEAEDTQLIAALLNWMYSNRADYTNTFRALASEALPGDAVFHAPEFIAWYAQWQARLARQSESKDNVLRLMQALNPAIIPRNHRVEEALSAAAEHGDYVPMERLLAALADPYTDAPEYYDYRTPPAPSERVYQTFCGT; encoded by the coding sequence ATGTCACACGAACAGATTAAACCAAACACACAACCTGCTGACAACGCTGTAGGCTGGCGCTTCGACAATAGCTATACCCGCTTGCCCGATTATTTTTACGTGCCGCAGAATCCGGTGCCGGTGCGCGCACCGCAGGTGGCGATATTGAATCACGCGTTGGCCGAATCACTCGGATTGAATCTGCACGCATTATCCGCCGCTGAAGCCGCCGCGCTGTTTTCCGGCAATGCCGTGCCGGAGACCGCGCAGCCCATTGCACAAGCCTATGCCGGCCATCAGTTCGGTCATTTCACGATGCTGGGCGATGGGCGGGCCCTATTGCTGGGCGAGCATCTCACTCCGGCAGGCGAGCGCTTCGATATCCAGTTCAAGGGTTCCGGGCAGACGCCATTTTCGCGGCGCGGCGACGGTCGCGCCGCGCTCGCACCGATGTTGCGCGAGTACATCATCAGCGAAGCGATGCATGCACTGCATATCCCCACCACACGCAGTCTCGCCGTGGTTACCACCGGTGAACAAGTGGTGCGGGAAACCCTGCTGCCCGGTGCGATTCTGACGCGCGTCGCGGCCAGCCATATCCGCATCGGCACATTCGAATACGCCGCGCGGCAAGGCGGTGCCGAGGCTGTCCGGATTTTGGCGGATTATGCCATTCAGCGGCATTATCCGGATCTTGACAATATCGAAAACCGCTACTTGTCGCTGTTGCACCGGGTGATCGAGCGTCAGGCGGCGCTGGTTGCGCGCTGGCTGCTGGCAGGATTCATTCACGGCGTCATGAATACCGACAACATGAGTATCAGCGGTGAAACGATCGACTACGGACCGTGCGCATTCATGGATGCCTACGATCCGCATACGGTATTCAGTTCGATCGATCAATCCGGCCGTTACCGCTATAGCAATCAACCGTTAATGGCGCAATGGAATCTTGCACGCCTGGCCGAAACCTTGCTGCCGCTCATCGATCCGGTGCAGGAAAAAGCAGTAAGACTGGCGGAAGAAGCCGTGCACGCTTTCCCGCAAATTTACCAGAGCCAATGGATCAGCGGCATGCGCAAAAAATTGGGATTATTCAGCGAAGAAGCCGAGGATACCCAACTTATCGCCGCATTATTGAACTGGATGTACAGCAACCGGGCCGATTACACCAATACCTTCCGCGCGCTGGCATCGGAAGCTTTACCCGGCGATGCAGTGTTCCACGCTCCGGAGTTTATCGCGTGGTATGCACAGTGGCAGGCCAGGCTGGCACGTCAATCCGAATCAAAAGATAACGTGTTACGTTTGATGCAAGCGCTTAACCCCGCGATTATTCCACGCAACCACCGCGTCGAAGAAGCCTTGTCCGCCGCTGCGGAGCACGGCGACTATGTGCCGATGGAACGACTGCTTGCCGCGTTGGCCGATCCGTATACCGATGCACCGGAATATTACGATTACCGTACCCCGCCGGCACCCTCCGAACGTGTGTATCAGACTTTCTGCGGAACCTAA
- a CDS encoding VOC family protein produces the protein MTITLNHTIVPCFDKTRSAKFYSQLFGFEYVGAFSHFIVVRVNDTLSLDFDNKEKFESLHYAFKVSEQEFDEIFARLHAGQIPYGSGPGHADDMAINHNYGGRGVYFRDPNGHLLEMLTADYVIPPQ, from the coding sequence ATGACCATCACCCTGAACCACACTATTGTGCCCTGTTTCGATAAAACCCGGTCGGCAAAGTTTTACAGCCAACTATTCGGTTTTGAGTACGTCGGTGCGTTCTCGCATTTCATCGTGGTACGCGTCAACGATACGCTGAGTCTCGATTTCGATAACAAGGAGAAATTTGAGTCGCTGCATTACGCATTCAAAGTATCCGAACAGGAATTCGACGAAATTTTTGCACGCTTGCATGCCGGGCAAATCCCTTACGGCAGCGGCCCCGGCCATGCGGACGACATGGCCATCAACCACAATTACGGCGGACGCGGCGTTTATTTTCGCGACCCGAACGGGCATTTGCTGGAAATGCTGACCGCGGATTACGTTATCCCGCCGCAATAA
- a CDS encoding DUF1643 domain-containing protein: MIKETIFSPCRNYRYTLYREWAPGDKVVMFVGLNPSTADEVQNDPTVRRCINYAKGWGYDGMYMANIFAFRATDPAVMKAHHEPVGRENDHYLQQMAQSSSVIVAAWGTHGAHLGRGDEVKKLIRGLHCLRLTKDGHPGHPLYLPKNLMPVKF, encoded by the coding sequence ACACGCTTTACCGGGAATGGGCTCCGGGCGACAAGGTTGTGATGTTCGTGGGCTTAAACCCATCAACGGCCGACGAGGTGCAAAACGATCCTACCGTAAGGCGGTGCATCAACTACGCAAAAGGATGGGGATACGACGGCATGTACATGGCCAACATATTCGCGTTTCGAGCCACCGATCCGGCTGTAATGAAAGCGCATCATGAGCCGGTTGGAAGGGAAAATGATCATTACCTTCAGCAAATGGCGCAGAGCTCCAGCGTGATCGTGGCAGCCTGGGGTACTCACGGCGCCCACCTTGGGCGTGGCGATGAAGTAAAGAAATTAATCCGTGGTCTGCATTGCTTGAGATTGACTAAAGACGGGCATCCTGGGCACCCGCTTTATTTGCCGAAAAATTTGATGCCGGTTAAGTTTTAA
- a CDS encoding helix-turn-helix domain-containing protein codes for MSEIIKKTDLLTTDEAAEMVGVKPGTLVNWRCTKKENIPYVKIGSKVFYREKDILDYIDQQRVA; via the coding sequence ATGAGCGAGATCATTAAAAAAACAGATCTGTTAACTACAGACGAAGCCGCTGAAATGGTTGGTGTAAAGCCTGGAACACTGGTTAATTGGCGCTGCACCAAGAAGGAAAACATTCCTTACGTTAAAATCGGCAGCAAGGTTTTTTACAGAGAAAAAGATATTCTTGATTATATTGATCAGCAGCGGGTTGCTTAA
- a CDS encoding exosortase system-associated protein, TIGR04073 family has protein sequence MRVTTKLPLLLILLSLFSPQIRASEDITAEIYFSRAGMKILSGVANVATGWMELPKNISIWSQRDSNPLIGVTEGTLWGIYHTVGRTANGAVDFLTFWLPTYPIPNPVFVWDDFSKESDYLGWRMGR, from the coding sequence ATGAGAGTAACTACCAAACTGCCCCTACTATTGATTCTATTGTCTCTTTTCTCGCCGCAAATACGGGCCAGCGAAGACATTACCGCCGAAATTTATTTCAGCAGGGCGGGTATGAAAATTCTCAGCGGCGTGGCCAATGTGGCGACCGGCTGGATGGAATTACCGAAAAATATTTCGATCTGGAGCCAAAGGGATAGCAATCCATTAATCGGTGTGACGGAAGGAACGCTATGGGGGATTTACCATACCGTGGGACGCACTGCGAATGGAGCAGTCGATTTCCTCACTTTCTGGCTGCCGACGTATCCGATTCCCAATCCGGTCTTTGTGTGGGATGATTTTTCCAAGGAATCGGACTATTTGGGATGGCGGATGGGCAGATAA
- the holB gene encoding DNA polymerase III subunit delta' gives MREIFPWQQAFWQKLLHSRRFWGHALLLKGKQGTGKYDFARRLAQSLLCTEPATGQQACGRCASCGWFEQESHPNFYQVVPEAFAAAANEPAEKEESDEKSSATSKKSASQKIGIEQIRKLNDFVYLTGHQGGYKIVLIYPAEAMNTAAANALLKKLEEPPPDVLFILVTHQAQHLLPTIRSRCQQLAMPLPDIAASVAWLRQQGVNDPEECLAAAGYAPLSALLISQGGDAASFEQFVRHVADPKRLDPLLLADALQQSSLPVIVNWLQKWCYDLISYRTTGKVRYFLKQLPTIQTLSNQLNPLACGAFARELNNKQKLAHHPLNPRLFLEDLFIAYAAMMQQR, from the coding sequence ATGCGTGAAATTTTTCCCTGGCAGCAGGCATTCTGGCAGAAGTTGCTGCACAGCCGCCGATTCTGGGGGCATGCGCTGCTGCTCAAGGGAAAACAAGGCACCGGCAAATACGATTTCGCCCGGCGGTTGGCGCAATCGCTACTGTGCACCGAACCGGCAACGGGCCAGCAGGCATGCGGCCGGTGTGCGAGTTGCGGCTGGTTCGAGCAGGAAAGTCACCCGAATTTTTATCAAGTGGTGCCGGAAGCATTCGCCGCTGCAGCGAATGAGCCTGCGGAGAAAGAAGAAAGCGACGAGAAATCCAGCGCAACATCTAAGAAAAGTGCCAGCCAGAAAATCGGCATCGAGCAAATCCGTAAACTGAACGATTTTGTTTATCTCACCGGGCATCAAGGCGGTTACAAGATCGTTCTGATCTATCCAGCGGAGGCGATGAATACCGCCGCTGCCAATGCACTGCTGAAAAAACTCGAAGAACCGCCGCCGGATGTGCTGTTCATTTTGGTGACACATCAGGCGCAGCATTTGCTGCCGACCATTCGCAGCCGCTGCCAGCAACTGGCGATGCCGCTGCCGGATATCGCCGCGTCGGTGGCTTGGTTGCGCCAGCAAGGGGTTAACGATCCCGAAGAGTGCCTTGCCGCTGCCGGTTATGCGCCGCTATCGGCATTGCTGATTTCGCAAGGCGGCGATGCGGCAAGTTTCGAGCAATTCGTGCGTCATGTCGCCGATCCCAAGCGGCTTGATCCGCTGCTGCTGGCTGATGCATTGCAGCAAAGCAGCTTACCGGTGATCGTCAATTGGCTGCAAAAATGGTGTTATGACTTGATCAGTTACCGCACCACCGGCAAGGTGCGCTATTTTTTGAAACAACTGCCCACGATCCAAACGTTAAGCAACCAACTGAACCCGCTCGCGTGCGGGGCATTCGCCCGGGAACTGAACAATAAGCAGAAACTGGCGCACCATCCGTTGAATCCGCGCCTGTTTTTGGAAGATTTGTTCATCGCCTACGCGGCGATGATGCAGCAGCGGTAA
- a CDS encoding antibiotic biosynthesis monooxygenase has translation MYVTIVYAAVKADKVEAFKEATRMNHEQSICEPGNVRFDILQSADDPTRFVFYEAYKTKQDAAAHKETAHYLTWRDTVADWMAEPRKGVVYDGLYPVVSNS, from the coding sequence ATGTACGTCACTATCGTTTATGCAGCCGTCAAAGCGGACAAAGTGGAAGCGTTCAAGGAAGCTACCCGCATGAATCATGAACAATCGATTTGCGAACCCGGCAACGTGCGTTTTGACATTCTGCAGTCCGCCGATGATCCAACCCGGTTCGTATTCTATGAAGCTTACAAAACCAAACAAGATGCCGCTGCGCATAAAGAAACCGCGCATTATCTGACGTGGCGCGATACCGTCGCGGATTGGATGGCCGAACCGCGCAAGGGCGTGGTATATGACGGTTTGTATCCGGTTGTGAGCAACTCATGA
- a CDS encoding DUF3330 domain-containing protein → MMEQKKIIEPEKVACEVCFKEIPLSEATSVKATDYIVYYCGLECYDQWKKQKAQSAPAEKS, encoded by the coding sequence ATGATGGAACAGAAGAAAATTATCGAACCGGAGAAAGTGGCGTGCGAAGTGTGTTTTAAAGAAATTCCGCTCTCCGAAGCCACGAGTGTGAAGGCAACCGACTATATCGTCTACTACTGTGGTCTTGAATGCTACGACCAATGGAAGAAACAGAAGGCGCAATCCGCGCCGGCGGAGAAAAGCTGA
- a CDS encoding GIY-YIG nuclease family protein, with protein sequence MIKHVQSGKMYIGQSRNISKRWNDHLRYGNSRIGKAIRKYGKERFYFEVLELCHPNDLNDKEIYYIGKFDSVRNGYNILPGGGQFDMPESVKIRIGNSQRKRYAKRPPKCFVTFSGGKQNAMPLNVRPKILSTDQVVFSDYQARIIIDHMFKPHYRDNKIGAELWNIDGADKEMVINALFRSQLA encoded by the coding sequence ATGATTAAGCATGTCCAATCAGGAAAGATGTATATCGGTCAATCACGGAATATTTCTAAAAGATGGAATGATCACCTCCGTTACGGGAATTCCCGCATCGGAAAAGCGATAAGGAAGTACGGGAAAGAACGATTTTATTTTGAGGTTTTAGAATTGTGTCATCCGAATGATCTTAACGACAAAGAAATTTACTACATAGGTAAATTTGATTCTGTCAGGAATGGCTACAACATATTGCCTGGTGGCGGACAGTTCGATATGCCGGAATCTGTGAAGATCAGAATAGGGAATTCCCAAAGAAAACGATACGCCAAAAGACCGCCAAAGTGCTTTGTTACGTTTTCAGGTGGAAAGCAAAATGCTATGCCATTAAACGTCAGGCCAAAAATTCTCAGTACCGATCAAGTAGTGTTTTCAGATTACCAAGCAAGAATAATAATCGATCATATGTTTAAGCCACATTATCGAGATAACAAGATTGGTGCTGAACTTTGGAATATCGATGGCGCTGACAAGGAAATGGTTATAAACGCACTATTCAGATCACAACTAGCTTAG
- a CDS encoding dienelactone hydrolase family protein — MITKTIDYQDGNTQLEGYLAYHDTGTPKPAVLVSHDWSGRRELACKGAERLADMGYVGFALDMYGKGIFGADGDADRNGALMAPFAQDRALLRRRINAALHAVRQLPQVDATKIAAMGYCFGGLCVLELARSGADVKGVVSIHGIFAPGNVPNETITAKVLCLHGHDDPMVPPEQVLAFETEMTRANVDWQVHVYGGTMHAFTNPKANNPSFGTVYKEVAANRAYRSIENFLSEVFSS; from the coding sequence ATGATTACGAAAACAATCGATTATCAGGATGGCAATACGCAACTCGAAGGCTATCTCGCTTACCACGATACCGGCACGCCAAAACCCGCCGTGCTGGTGTCGCACGACTGGAGCGGGCGGCGCGAGCTGGCGTGCAAAGGCGCAGAACGCTTAGCGGACATGGGTTATGTCGGTTTTGCGCTGGATATGTACGGCAAAGGCATATTCGGCGCCGACGGTGACGCGGATAGAAATGGCGCATTGATGGCGCCGTTCGCGCAAGACCGCGCGCTGCTGCGCCGCCGCATTAACGCCGCTTTGCACGCCGTACGGCAACTGCCGCAAGTCGATGCGACCAAAATCGCGGCAATGGGTTATTGTTTCGGCGGCCTATGCGTGCTGGAACTGGCGCGCTCCGGCGCGGATGTCAAAGGCGTGGTCAGCATCCACGGCATCTTCGCACCGGGCAATGTGCCCAACGAAACCATCACCGCCAAAGTGCTCTGCCTGCATGGCCACGACGACCCGATGGTGCCACCCGAACAAGTGCTCGCGTTCGAAACCGAAATGACGCGCGCCAACGTCGATTGGCAAGTACACGTTTACGGCGGCACCATGCACGCCTTCACCAACCCGAAAGCCAATAATCCCAGTTTCGGCACGGTTTACAAGGAAGTGGCGGCGAACCGCGCGTACCGGTCGATTGAGAATTTTCTGAGCGAGGTGTTTTCTTCTTAA
- a CDS encoding iron-containing alcohol dehydrogenase — translation MTPFSIARLPRIEFGAGSLKKLPDIIASYGARILLVTGAHSFINTPHWQFLIDQLERRGITWQHCTVAEEPSPALIDELVKAHAGDHFTAIAGIGGGSALDAAKAVAGLLQVQRSVMDYLEGVGPELPYQGPAVPFIAVPTTAGTGSEATKNAVLSVQGENGFKKSFRHDKLVAEYAIIDPDLLASCPAGVIAANGMDALTQLLESYVSIKANAFTDALAVSGLQAARDALIPLYRQQGDMAQHREKMAYAALLSGITLAQVGLGSVHGLASPLGAFYPIPHGAVCGTLVAAATRINIRSMQTREPNNLALVKYLHVAEILCEKRFIDPETAFSALTDLLAQWTNELALPRLSHYGLQETGLDKVIANCRGNSMKTNPIVLMDEEVRQILLERL, via the coding sequence ATGACGCCATTTTCGATTGCCCGCCTACCACGCATCGAATTCGGCGCGGGCAGCTTGAAGAAACTGCCGGATATTATCGCGAGTTATGGCGCGCGCATTCTGCTGGTTACCGGCGCGCATTCTTTTATCAATACGCCGCATTGGCAATTCCTGATCGATCAACTCGAACGGCGCGGAATCACCTGGCAGCACTGCACCGTAGCGGAAGAACCCTCCCCCGCTTTGATCGACGAGCTCGTCAAAGCTCACGCCGGTGATCATTTCACCGCAATCGCCGGCATCGGCGGCGGCAGCGCACTCGATGCCGCCAAAGCGGTTGCGGGATTATTACAAGTACAGCGTTCGGTGATGGATTACCTCGAAGGCGTCGGTCCGGAATTGCCGTATCAGGGCCCCGCCGTGCCGTTCATCGCCGTGCCCACGACTGCCGGTACCGGCAGCGAGGCGACCAAAAACGCCGTGCTCAGCGTGCAAGGTGAAAACGGTTTCAAGAAATCTTTCCGCCACGACAAACTGGTCGCCGAATATGCCATCATCGATCCGGATTTACTCGCAAGCTGCCCGGCCGGCGTGATCGCCGCTAACGGCATGGACGCGCTAACACAACTGCTGGAATCGTACGTGTCGATCAAAGCCAACGCCTTCACCGATGCGCTGGCGGTCAGTGGCTTGCAGGCCGCCCGCGACGCACTGATCCCGCTTTACCGCCAGCAAGGCGATATGGCGCAACACCGCGAAAAAATGGCCTACGCCGCACTGCTCTCCGGCATCACGCTGGCGCAAGTGGGTTTGGGCTCGGTGCACGGCTTGGCTTCCCCGCTCGGCGCTTTCTACCCGATCCCGCACGGCGCCGTCTGCGGTACCCTGGTCGCAGCCGCCACGCGAATCAACATTCGCAGCATGCAAACGCGCGAGCCGAACAACCTGGCGCTGGTAAAATACCTGCACGTCGCCGAAATCCTGTGCGAAAAACGCTTTATCGACCCGGAAACGGCATTTAGTGCTCTAACCGATCTGCTGGCACAATGGACCAACGAACTCGCCCTGCCCCGATTGTCGCATTACGGGCTACAGGAAACAGGACTCGACAAAGTCATCGCCAATTGCCGCGGTAATAGCATGAAAACCAATCCGATTGTGCTTATGGATGAGGAAGTCCGGCAAATTTTGCTGGAAAGACTGTAG
- a CDS encoding tyrosine-type recombinase/integrase yields the protein MAKKFNFTKADIDSLPIPAPGKRDTYQDTKANGLQLRVSHTGVKTFSVFKRIKCGEPERITLGRYPDMTIDQARRKTMEINLSISDGNNPAEVKRSAKAEMQFSELFFEYIDRHAKLNKKTWGEDVEKYRNHLEKSIGNKKLSSIDRASISLIHGSITKDGSPIAANRVLALISSVFGWAISVDLWDRNPALGIRRNKEKSRDRFIQGDELPRFFAALAEEHNEVIRDYVLISLLTGARQSNVCAMRWQDINFERAEWRIEETKNGTPQTVALSPEAIHVLLNRKPSKPAVFVFPGTGKNGHLAEPRKGWARILARSGIDNLRIHDLRRTLGSWQAKTGASLAIIGKSLNHKHQNTTAIYARLDLDPVRESVNTATSAMLTAAGLKDAAEVIKIRKKQNNN from the coding sequence ATGGCTAAAAAATTTAATTTCACCAAAGCGGACATTGATTCACTTCCAATTCCGGCACCAGGAAAACGAGACACCTATCAAGATACCAAGGCCAACGGCTTGCAGTTGCGTGTATCGCACACCGGCGTAAAAACATTCAGCGTGTTCAAGCGCATCAAATGCGGGGAACCGGAACGCATTACGCTTGGCCGGTATCCTGACATGACAATCGATCAGGCGCGCCGCAAAACGATGGAGATAAACCTTTCCATATCGGATGGAAATAACCCGGCAGAAGTTAAGCGTAGCGCAAAAGCAGAGATGCAATTCAGTGAATTGTTTTTTGAGTATATCGACCGGCACGCAAAACTGAATAAAAAGACGTGGGGTGAAGATGTTGAGAAATACCGCAATCACCTTGAGAAAAGCATCGGCAATAAAAAACTTTCATCGATCGATCGCGCATCAATATCGCTGATTCACGGCTCAATCACAAAAGACGGATCACCCATCGCCGCCAACAGGGTGCTTGCTCTTATATCAAGCGTGTTTGGCTGGGCAATATCGGTTGACCTATGGGACAGGAATCCGGCCCTTGGTATCCGGAGAAATAAGGAAAAGAGCAGGGACCGGTTCATCCAGGGCGATGAACTGCCGAGATTCTTTGCTGCATTGGCCGAGGAACACAACGAAGTAATCCGCGATTACGTTCTAATATCGCTTCTGACCGGCGCGAGGCAATCGAATGTTTGCGCTATGCGCTGGCAAGACATCAATTTCGAACGGGCAGAATGGCGCATTGAGGAAACCAAGAATGGCACACCGCAAACGGTGGCTTTGTCGCCCGAGGCTATCCATGTTTTATTGAATCGCAAACCATCGAAACCGGCTGTGTTTGTTTTTCCGGGGACCGGTAAGAATGGGCACTTAGCTGAACCACGAAAAGGGTGGGCAAGGATACTCGCTCGATCTGGAATCGATAACCTAAGAATCCATGATCTTCGCCGTACACTCGGTAGCTGGCAGGCTAAAACCGGTGCGTCTCTGGCTATTATAGGGAAATCACTGAATCATAAGCACCAAAACACAACGGCTATTTATGCCCGGCTTGATCTTGATCCGGTGCGTGAGAGCGTGAATACAGCAACAAGCGCTATGTTAACTGCTGCTGGGTTGAAGGATGCCGCCGAGGTGATAAAAATCAGGAAGAAACAGAATAATAACTAA
- a CDS encoding folate/biopterin family MFS transporter encodes MNVWEKYLHLFKTAEARRFAILFAIIYFAQGMSALPDQTISITFKDQGFEADDVAAFFLLASVPWFIKPLYGLISDFLPLFGQRRKSYMLLTSSLACGAGLIAAFIMQYSYWELAILYTLMGFGLAYNDVLSDALMVENGKLYDLTGAFQSVQWIAITAASILVGLLGGYFAEHRNLQVSFAVAAIFPFTVLLTAAFFVREKKYVHSGPAAFQETWQALRQGFGERSVWLVAAFIFLFNFSPSFGPAFFYYKTDTLGFSQQYIGILSSIDSSTSIIGAMIYASMSRTAPLRRLINIAIGLSVITLLTYLAYRGETSALFIHMIWGVTNMITTLAFLDLAARACPKRAEATFFALLMSIFNFGTLASQNIGAQLYTALGEGSFAYTWLVVVSTCTTAAIWLLVPMIHIERIEAHARENQPGKS; translated from the coding sequence ATGAATGTCTGGGAAAAATACCTGCATCTGTTCAAGACCGCCGAAGCCAGACGCTTCGCCATACTGTTCGCCATCATTTACTTCGCGCAGGGCATGTCCGCATTGCCCGATCAAACCATATCGATCACCTTCAAGGATCAAGGCTTCGAAGCCGACGATGTCGCCGCTTTCTTCCTGCTCGCCTCGGTTCCCTGGTTTATCAAACCGCTATACGGCCTGATCTCGGATTTTCTACCCCTGTTCGGCCAACGGCGCAAGAGTTACATGTTGCTGACTTCATCGCTGGCCTGCGGCGCCGGATTGATTGCCGCTTTTATCATGCAGTACAGTTACTGGGAATTAGCCATCCTCTATACGCTAATGGGCTTCGGCCTGGCGTACAACGATGTGCTCAGCGATGCCTTGATGGTGGAGAACGGCAAACTGTATGACCTTACCGGCGCCTTTCAGTCGGTGCAATGGATTGCGATCACGGCAGCTTCCATTCTGGTCGGACTGCTCGGCGGATACTTTGCCGAACATCGCAATCTGCAAGTGTCTTTTGCCGTCGCCGCCATTTTTCCTTTTACCGTGCTGCTTACGGCGGCATTCTTCGTGCGCGAGAAGAAATACGTGCATTCGGGACCGGCCGCGTTTCAGGAAACTTGGCAAGCGCTGCGGCAAGGATTTGGCGAACGTTCGGTATGGCTGGTCGCGGCGTTTATTTTTCTATTCAATTTCAGCCCTTCTTTCGGTCCGGCATTTTTTTATTACAAAACCGATACGCTGGGTTTCAGCCAGCAATACATCGGCATTCTGAGCTCAATCGATTCCTCTACCAGTATCATTGGCGCGATGATCTACGCATCGATGTCGCGCACGGCGCCGCTGCGCCGCCTGATCAACATTGCGATCGGCCTGTCGGTGATCACCTTGCTGACCTACTTGGCGTATCGCGGGGAAACATCCGCGCTATTCATTCATATGATCTGGGGTGTGACTAACATGATCACCACCCTGGCATTCCTCGATCTTGCCGCGCGCGCCTGCCCGAAACGGGCGGAAGCTACTTTTTTCGCGCTGCTGATGTCGATTTTCAATTTCGGCACGCTGGCCTCGCAAAACATCGGCGCGCAGTTATACACAGCGCTCGGCGAAGGATCGTTTGCATACACCTGGCTGGTGGTTGTTTCGACCTGCACGACGGCCGCTATCTGGCTGCTCGTGCCGATGATTCATATCGAACGCATCGAAGCGCACGCCCGGGAAAATCAACCCGGAAAGTCCTGA
- a CDS encoding heme-binding protein — protein MNNTRKSVAAAVTALSLWALSGHVSAQNFPTQKVLPLELSTQAAMAAIKKCHDDGFKVSVAIVDQSGLLKVQLKADGAGPHTLDSSRRKAYTANSLRDSTHKYAVLVAQKPELQSLTRLNDNILLLGGGFPIKIGGEVVGGIGVGGAPGIEFDEVCASAALKILKADDTFERK, from the coding sequence ATGAACAACACTCGCAAATCTGTTGCCGCCGCAGTTACGGCGCTATCGCTATGGGCATTGTCCGGTCACGTTTCCGCGCAGAATTTTCCGACGCAAAAAGTGCTGCCGCTGGAATTATCAACCCAGGCGGCGATGGCGGCAATCAAAAAATGCCATGACGACGGCTTCAAAGTCAGCGTCGCCATTGTCGACCAATCCGGTTTGCTCAAGGTGCAATTGAAAGCCGACGGCGCCGGGCCGCACACGTTGGACAGTAGCCGCCGCAAAGCTTACACCGCCAACAGTTTGCGTGATTCGACGCACAAATACGCCGTGCTGGTCGCGCAAAAGCCGGAATTACAAAGCCTGACGCGCTTAAACGACAACATTCTGTTACTGGGTGGCGGCTTCCCGATCAAAATAGGCGGTGAAGTGGTCGGCGGTATCGGCGTCGGCGGAGCGCCGGGCATCGAGTTTGACGAAGTTTGCGCCAGCGCGGCGTTGAAAATCCTGAAAGCGGACGATACCTTCGAGCGGAAATGA